In Numenius arquata chromosome 3, bNumArq3.hap1.1, whole genome shotgun sequence, one genomic interval encodes:
- the ITGB2 gene encoding integrin beta-2 isoform X2 translates to MSHDCCLQLPVVTWVLLLVMTAFAMECPKIKVATCKDCIQSGPGCAWCKKPSFTKAGEPDSIRCDTIEQLQQRGCPHNEIEFPVNNITTTQNSPLSNDIQLTPQEVHLKLRIGQPAVFEVKFRRAMGYPIDLYYLMDLSYSMLDDLEKVKKLGGELLRALESTTPSRRIGFGSFVDKTVLPFVNTHPEKLQNPCPNKDKQCQPPFAFKHILSLTDNAKKFESEVGKQFISGNLDAPEGGLDAMMQAAVCGDLIGWRNVTRLLVYATDDGFHFAGDGKLGAILTPNDGQCHLEDNMYKKSNEFDYPSVGQLVQKLAENNIQPIFAVTSKMVDVYKKLSEMIPKSAVGELNEDSSNIIELIQVAYNNLSSRIILDHSTLPDILDIKYDSMCSKDKVILDEARGQCDNVKINDEVIFKVKVTAKECIKSQSFTIRPLGFTDTLTVHLDSNCNCNCNEQPDPTACSGKGSIVCGICSCNSGYTGKNCECETKGKTSKELEGSCRKDNSSVICSGLGDCVCGQCICHTSDVPDKQIYGTFCECDNMNCEFHNGSLCGGKDRGKCDCGECKCTPMYQGSACQCKKSTDGCLNIRGNECSHRGTCHCNRCQCRGGYQPPFCQECPGCPSPCGRFVSCVECNAFMSGPFEKNCSQACPNIRMAKALTGVTRQCREKDSHNCWISFHMFQEDGEEMYTITVDPEKECPEPPNIVLIVGGTIAGVALIGLVLLLIWRLVTELFDRREYRRFEKEKSKAKWNDADNPLFKSATTTVVNPRFNGQ, encoded by the exons ATGTCACATgactgctgcctccagctgccgGTGGTGACCTGGGTACTGCTGCTGGTGATGACAG CCTTTGCCATGGAGTGCCCCAAGATCAAGGTGGCGACATGCAAGGACTGCATCCAGTCCGGTCCCGGCTGTGCCTGGTGCAAGAAGCCG AGTTTCACTAAAGCCGGTGAGCCAGACTCCATCCGCTGCGACACCATcgagcagctgcagcagaggggaTGTCCGCACAATGAGATTGAGTTTCCAGTCAACAACATTACAACGACACAGAACAGTCCCTTAAGCAATGACATACAGCTGACTCCCCAGGAGGTGCACCTGAAACTGAGGATAG GTCAGCCAGCTGTATTTGAGGTGAAGTTTCGCCGTGCCATGGGGTACCCCATTGATCTCTACTACCTCATGGACCTCTCCTACTCCATGCTGGATGACCTGGAGAAGGtgaagaagttgggaggggagcTGCTCAGGGCACTGGAGAGCACCACACCATCTCGCCGCATAG GGTTTGGCTCCTTTGTGGACAAGACAGTGCTGCCCTTCGTGAACACACACCCTGAGAAGCTGCAAAACCCCTGCCCCAACAAGGACAAGCAATGCCAGCCTCCCTTTGCCTTCAAGCACATCCTCTCATTGACTGACAATGCCAAGAAGTTTGAGAGTGAAGTGGGGAAGCAGTTTATCTCAGGGAACCTGGATGCCCCAGAGGGAGGGCTGGATGCCATGATGCAGGCAGCGGTGTGCGGG GACTTGATCGGCTGGCGCAATGTGACCCGCTTGCTGGTGTATGCTACTGATGATGGCTTCCACTTCGCCGGCGATGGCAAGCTTGGGGCCATCCTGACCCCCAATGATGGCCAGTGCCACTTGGAGGACAACATGTACAAAAAGAGCAATGAGTTT GACTACCCATCTGTCGGCCAGCTGGTCCAGAAACTTGCTGAAAACAACATTCAGCCCATTTTTGCTGTCACCAGTAAAATGGTGGATGTTTATAAG AAACTCAGTGAGATGATCCCGAAGTCAGCTGTGGGTGAGCTGAATGAGGACTCCAGCAACATCATTGAACTCATCCAGGTGGCCTACAAT AACCTCTCCTCACGGATCATCCTGGACCACTCTACCCTGCCGGACATTCTGGATATCAAATATGACTCCATGTGCAGTAAGGACAAGGTCATCTTGGACGAAGCGAGAGGGCAGTGCGACAATGTCAAGATCAACGATGAG GTCATCTTCAAAGTAAAGGTCACAGCCAAGGAGTGCATCAAAAGTCAGTCCTTCACCATCCGGCCACTGGGCTTCACAGACACCCTCACAGTCCACTTGGACAGCAACTGCAACTGCAACTGCAATGAACAGCCCGACCCAACTGCCTGCAGTGGGAAAGGCAGCATTGTTTGTGGGATCTGCAG CTGCAATTCGGGCTACACGGGGAAAAACTGTGAGTGCGAAACCAAAGGCAAGACCAGCAAGGAGCTGGAGGGCAGCTGCCGGAAGGACAACAGCTCAGTCATCTGCTCGGGGCTGGGGGACTGTGTGTGTGGGCAGTGCATCTGCCACACCAGTGACGTGCCCGACAAGCAGATCTACGGCACCTTCTGCGAGTGCGACAACATGAACTGCGAGTTTCACAATGGCTCCCTCTGCGGTGGCAAAG ACCGTGGGAAATGCGACTGTGGGGAGTGCAAGTGCACGCCCATGTACCAGGGCAGCGCCTGCCAGTGCAAAAAGTCGACCGATGGCTGCTTGAACATCCGTGGCAATGAGTGCAGCCACCGTGGGACCTGCCACTGCAACCGTTGCCAGTGCCGAGGGGGATACCAGCCCCCATTCTGCCAGGAGTGCCCCGGCTGCCCCTCGCCCTGCGGCAGATTTGT TTCCTGCGTGGAGTGCAATGCCTTCATGAGCGGCCCCTTCGAGAAGAACTGCTCCCAGGCCTGCCCCAACATCCGTATGGCCAAGGCATTGACGGGGGTGACCAGGCAGTGCAGGGAGAAGGACTCCCACAACTGCTGGATCTCCTTCCACATGTTCCAGGAGGATGGTGAGGAGATGTACACCATCACTGTTGATCCTGAAAAAG AGTGCCCAGAGCCTCCCAACATTGTGCTGATCGTGGGTGGTACCATTGCCGGTGTGGCCCTGATCGGCCTGGTGCTCCTGCTGATCTGGCGTCTCGTGACGGAGCTGTTTGACCGCCGGGAATACCGCCGGTTTGAGAAAGAGAAGTCCAAGGCCAAGTGGAATGAT GCTGATAACCCCCTCTTCAAGAGTGCCACCACCACAGTCGTGAACCCCAGGTTCAACGGGCAGTGA
- the ITGB2 gene encoding integrin beta-2 isoform X1, producing MSHDCCLQLPVVTWVLLLVMTAFAMECPKIKVATCKDCIQSGPGCAWCKKPSFTKAGEPDSIRCDTIEQLQQRGCPHNEIEFPVNNITTTQNSPLSNDIQLTPQEVHLKLRIGQPAVFEVKFRRAMGYPIDLYYLMDLSYSMLDDLEKVKKLGGELLRALESTTPSRRIGFGSFVDKTVLPFVNTHPEKLQNPCPNKDKQCQPPFAFKHILSLTDNAKKFESEVGKQFISGNLDAPEGGLDAMMQAAVCGDLIGWRNVTRLLVYATDDGFHFAGDGKLGAILTPNDGQCHLEDNMYKKSNEFDYPSVGQLVQKLAENNIQPIFAVTSKMVDVYKKLSEMIPKSAVGELNEDSSNIIELIQVAYNNLSSRIILDHSTLPDILDIKYDSMCSKDKVILDEARGQCDNVKINDEVIFKVKVTAKECIKSQSFTIRPLGFTDTLTVHLDSNCNCNCNEQPDPTACSGKGSIVCGICSCNSGYTGKNCECETKGKTSKELEGSCRKDNSSVICSGLGDCVCGQCICHTSDVPDKQIYGTFCECDNMNCEFHNGSLCGGKDRGKCDCGECKCTPMYQGSACQCKKSTDGCLNIRGNECSHRGTCHCNRCQCRGGYQPPFCQECPGCPSPCGRFVWFCSSCVECNAFMSGPFEKNCSQACPNIRMAKALTGVTRQCREKDSHNCWISFHMFQEDGEEMYTITVDPEKECPEPPNIVLIVGGTIAGVALIGLVLLLIWRLVTELFDRREYRRFEKEKSKAKWNDADNPLFKSATTTVVNPRFNGQ from the exons ATGTCACATgactgctgcctccagctgccgGTGGTGACCTGGGTACTGCTGCTGGTGATGACAG CCTTTGCCATGGAGTGCCCCAAGATCAAGGTGGCGACATGCAAGGACTGCATCCAGTCCGGTCCCGGCTGTGCCTGGTGCAAGAAGCCG AGTTTCACTAAAGCCGGTGAGCCAGACTCCATCCGCTGCGACACCATcgagcagctgcagcagaggggaTGTCCGCACAATGAGATTGAGTTTCCAGTCAACAACATTACAACGACACAGAACAGTCCCTTAAGCAATGACATACAGCTGACTCCCCAGGAGGTGCACCTGAAACTGAGGATAG GTCAGCCAGCTGTATTTGAGGTGAAGTTTCGCCGTGCCATGGGGTACCCCATTGATCTCTACTACCTCATGGACCTCTCCTACTCCATGCTGGATGACCTGGAGAAGGtgaagaagttgggaggggagcTGCTCAGGGCACTGGAGAGCACCACACCATCTCGCCGCATAG GGTTTGGCTCCTTTGTGGACAAGACAGTGCTGCCCTTCGTGAACACACACCCTGAGAAGCTGCAAAACCCCTGCCCCAACAAGGACAAGCAATGCCAGCCTCCCTTTGCCTTCAAGCACATCCTCTCATTGACTGACAATGCCAAGAAGTTTGAGAGTGAAGTGGGGAAGCAGTTTATCTCAGGGAACCTGGATGCCCCAGAGGGAGGGCTGGATGCCATGATGCAGGCAGCGGTGTGCGGG GACTTGATCGGCTGGCGCAATGTGACCCGCTTGCTGGTGTATGCTACTGATGATGGCTTCCACTTCGCCGGCGATGGCAAGCTTGGGGCCATCCTGACCCCCAATGATGGCCAGTGCCACTTGGAGGACAACATGTACAAAAAGAGCAATGAGTTT GACTACCCATCTGTCGGCCAGCTGGTCCAGAAACTTGCTGAAAACAACATTCAGCCCATTTTTGCTGTCACCAGTAAAATGGTGGATGTTTATAAG AAACTCAGTGAGATGATCCCGAAGTCAGCTGTGGGTGAGCTGAATGAGGACTCCAGCAACATCATTGAACTCATCCAGGTGGCCTACAAT AACCTCTCCTCACGGATCATCCTGGACCACTCTACCCTGCCGGACATTCTGGATATCAAATATGACTCCATGTGCAGTAAGGACAAGGTCATCTTGGACGAAGCGAGAGGGCAGTGCGACAATGTCAAGATCAACGATGAG GTCATCTTCAAAGTAAAGGTCACAGCCAAGGAGTGCATCAAAAGTCAGTCCTTCACCATCCGGCCACTGGGCTTCACAGACACCCTCACAGTCCACTTGGACAGCAACTGCAACTGCAACTGCAATGAACAGCCCGACCCAACTGCCTGCAGTGGGAAAGGCAGCATTGTTTGTGGGATCTGCAG CTGCAATTCGGGCTACACGGGGAAAAACTGTGAGTGCGAAACCAAAGGCAAGACCAGCAAGGAGCTGGAGGGCAGCTGCCGGAAGGACAACAGCTCAGTCATCTGCTCGGGGCTGGGGGACTGTGTGTGTGGGCAGTGCATCTGCCACACCAGTGACGTGCCCGACAAGCAGATCTACGGCACCTTCTGCGAGTGCGACAACATGAACTGCGAGTTTCACAATGGCTCCCTCTGCGGTGGCAAAG ACCGTGGGAAATGCGACTGTGGGGAGTGCAAGTGCACGCCCATGTACCAGGGCAGCGCCTGCCAGTGCAAAAAGTCGACCGATGGCTGCTTGAACATCCGTGGCAATGAGTGCAGCCACCGTGGGACCTGCCACTGCAACCGTTGCCAGTGCCGAGGGGGATACCAGCCCCCATTCTGCCAGGAGTGCCCCGGCTGCCCCTCGCCCTGCGGCAGATTTGTGTG GTTTTGCAGTTCCTGCGTGGAGTGCAATGCCTTCATGAGCGGCCCCTTCGAGAAGAACTGCTCCCAGGCCTGCCCCAACATCCGTATGGCCAAGGCATTGACGGGGGTGACCAGGCAGTGCAGGGAGAAGGACTCCCACAACTGCTGGATCTCCTTCCACATGTTCCAGGAGGATGGTGAGGAGATGTACACCATCACTGTTGATCCTGAAAAAG AGTGCCCAGAGCCTCCCAACATTGTGCTGATCGTGGGTGGTACCATTGCCGGTGTGGCCCTGATCGGCCTGGTGCTCCTGCTGATCTGGCGTCTCGTGACGGAGCTGTTTGACCGCCGGGAATACCGCCGGTTTGAGAAAGAGAAGTCCAAGGCCAAGTGGAATGAT GCTGATAACCCCCTCTTCAAGAGTGCCACCACCACAGTCGTGAACCCCAGGTTCAACGGGCAGTGA